One part of the Gammaproteobacteria bacterium genome encodes these proteins:
- the lptB gene encoding LPS export ABC transporter ATP-binding protein: protein MDVLGISDISKRYRARAVVNGVSMDISSGEVVGLLGPNGAGKTTCFYMIVGLIPCDRGAIRLNDRDITAFPMHARARLGIGYLPQEPSVFRKLSVADNVRAILQTRRDLDRAGQERRVDELLDELHIGHLRDAIGMSLSGGERRRVEIARTLAMEPRFVLLDEPFAGVDPISVLDIQRIIKYLSNKGIGILITDHNVRETLGICQRAYIMNEGEILIAGRPDEILLSERVREVYLGHDFRL, encoded by the coding sequence ATGGATGTGCTCGGCATCAGCGATATCTCCAAGCGTTATCGCGCGCGCGCGGTCGTCAACGGCGTGTCGATGGACATCAGCAGCGGCGAAGTGGTCGGCCTGCTGGGCCCCAACGGCGCGGGCAAGACCACCTGTTTCTACATGATCGTCGGGCTAATCCCGTGCGACCGGGGGGCGATCCGCCTCAACGACCGAGATATCACCGCCTTTCCGATGCACGCGCGCGCGCGCCTGGGTATCGGCTACCTGCCACAGGAGCCGTCGGTGTTTCGCAAGCTCAGCGTGGCGGACAATGTGCGTGCGATCCTGCAGACGCGGCGCGATCTCGACCGCGCCGGGCAGGAACGGCGGGTGGATGAACTGCTCGACGAACTGCATATCGGCCATCTGCGCGACGCCATCGGCATGAGCCTGTCGGGGGGGGAGCGCCGGCGCGTGGAAATTGCGCGCACGCTGGCCATGGAGCCGCGTTTCGTGCTGCTGGATGAGCCCTTCGCCGGGGTCGATCCCATATCCGTACTGGATATTCAGCGCATAATCAAATACCTGAGCAACAAGGGGATCGGGATCCTGATTACCGATCACAATGTCAGGGAGACCCTGGGAATCTGCCAGCGCGCCTATATCATGAATGAGGGCGAGATCCTGATCGCGGGCCGGCCGGACGAGATCCTGCTGAGCGAGCGCGTGCGCGAGGTCTACCTCGGTCACGATTTCCGTCTTTAG
- the lptA gene encoding lipopolysaccharide transport periplasmic protein LptA produces MRPSLPALLLAGAALLGPGPCLALSSDREQPIHIEADRFEADDVKHVGTYRGNVRYSQGTTRLEADTVVIHYDAERNFTRLQAEGQPARFSQRLDGKSEDMRGEALRIEYTVEPERLVLRQQAHVWNGGDEFAGELITYDIAVDRIVARRGEAEEGRVQVVIQPRQTAPAEAESRPQAGTDGR; encoded by the coding sequence ATGCGCCCTAGCCTGCCCGCGCTCCTGCTGGCCGGCGCCGCGTTGCTGGGACCGGGGCCTTGTCTCGCACTGTCGAGCGATCGCGAACAGCCCATCCATATCGAGGCCGACCGCTTCGAGGCCGACGACGTCAAGCATGTCGGCACCTACCGTGGCAACGTGCGTTACAGCCAGGGCACCACGCGGCTCGAGGCGGACACGGTCGTGATCCATTACGACGCGGAACGGAACTTCACCCGCCTGCAGGCGGAAGGACAGCCGGCGCGGTTCAGCCAGCGGCTCGACGGCAAGTCCGAAGACATGCGCGGTGAGGCGCTGCGCATCGAGTACACCGTCGAGCCGGAGCGCCTGGTGCTGCGGCAGCAGGCCCATGTGTGGAACGGGGGCGACGAGTTCGCGGGCGAGCTCATCACCTACGATATCGCCGTGGACCGCATCGTCGCGCGGCGGGGCGAGGCGGAAGAGGGGCGCGTGCAGGTGGTGATCCAGCCGCGTCAGACCGCGCCTGCCGAGGCGGAGTCCCGCCCGCAGGCGGGGACGGATGGGCGCTGA
- the lptC gene encoding LPS export ABC transporter periplasmic protein LptC, which produces MRLSVDIRLLTVALLAAAAAASWWWSRQQEGPERVPEAAQADRADYYLIGFELAEMDAAGAVVHRLDADDLYHYPDSATSTLTRPRLIVYEDGRAAWDIAALRGTASERERLINLQGDVRVNYSGVGPGEDVRMYTNELDVWPDSKLAETRAAVRIEERSGVTRGVGLSADLERRRTVLHADVRGDYAP; this is translated from the coding sequence ATGCGCCTGTCCGTCGATATACGTCTGCTGACGGTCGCGCTGCTGGCCGCGGCGGCGGCCGCGAGCTGGTGGTGGTCGCGGCAGCAGGAGGGGCCGGAGCGCGTGCCGGAGGCGGCACAGGCCGATCGGGCGGATTATTATCTCATCGGGTTCGAGCTTGCCGAGATGGATGCGGCGGGCGCGGTGGTGCACCGGCTCGACGCCGATGATCTGTATCATTATCCGGACAGCGCAACATCGACGCTGACGCGTCCGCGCCTGATCGTGTATGAAGACGGCCGGGCGGCCTGGGACATCGCCGCGCTGCGCGGCACCGCCTCGGAACGGGAGCGCCTGATCAATCTGCAGGGCGACGTCCGCGTGAACTACAGCGGGGTCGGTCCGGGGGAGGACGTGCGGATGTATACGAATGAGCTGGACGTGTGGCCGGACAGCAAGCTGGCGGAGACGCGTGCGGCGGTGCGCATCGAGGAGCGTTCGGGGGTCACGCGCGGGGTGGGCCTGAGCGCCGATCTCGAGCGGCGGCGCACCGTGCTGCATGCCGATGTACGGGGTGATTATGCGCCCTAG
- the kdsC gene encoding 3-deoxy-manno-octulosonate-8-phosphatase KdsC, protein MGELQQLRQDVKDKARSIRLVIFDVDGVLTDGGLVIDTEGREHKVFHSRDGHGMKMLQQSGVEIGIISGRDTPAVTHRMAGLGIRHVYQGQQDKLPAFRELIGRLGLVPAQVAYVGDDVVDLPLLRRVGLAVAVQDAHELVRRHAHWVTACGGGRGAARDVCELIMDAQGTLAPRMEDYLALD, encoded by the coding sequence ATGGGTGAACTGCAGCAGCTCAGACAGGATGTGAAAGACAAGGCCAGAAGTATCCGCCTCGTCATCTTCGACGTCGACGGCGTGCTGACCGACGGCGGCCTGGTCATCGATACCGAAGGGCGCGAACACAAGGTGTTCCATTCGCGCGACGGCCACGGCATGAAGATGCTGCAGCAGTCCGGCGTCGAGATCGGCATCATCTCCGGGCGTGATACCCCCGCGGTCACGCACCGCATGGCCGGACTCGGCATCCGCCATGTCTATCAGGGGCAGCAGGACAAGCTGCCCGCCTTCCGCGAGCTGATCGGGCGCCTCGGGCTGGTGCCGGCGCAGGTGGCCTACGTCGGCGACGACGTGGTCGACCTCCCGCTGCTGCGCCGCGTCGGCCTGGCCGTCGCGGTGCAGGATGCCCACGAGCTGGTGCGGCGCCACGCGCACTGGGTGACGGCGTGCGGCGGCGGCCGCGGTGCGGCACGCGACGTGTGCGAGCTGATCATGGATGCCCAAGGTACCCTGGCGCCGCGCATGGAAGACTATCTGGCGCTCGACTGA
- the ubiA gene encoding 4-hydroxybenzoate octaprenyltransferase: MSAPLTPGARLSAYVRLMRLDRPIGSLLLLWPTLWALWIAGAGRPDVGVVLVFVLGVVLMRSAGCTINDFADRDFDPHVARTRERPLARGQVAPSEAVALFVVLSLAAFALVLTMNRLTVLLSLVGAALAASYPFMKRYTDLPQVYLGLAFGWAVPMAFAAQTGAVPGIGWLLYLATLLWTVAYDTEYAMVDRADDLRIGVRSTAILFGSADRFAVGALHAAALLVLAVIGAYLRLGPAYYAGLLAAAALAVYQQYLIRAREPAHCFRAFLNNNWFGAAVFAGLAAHYLG; encoded by the coding sequence ATGAGCGCGCCGCTCACGCCGGGCGCGCGCCTGTCCGCCTACGTCCGCCTGATGCGGCTGGACCGGCCGATCGGCAGCCTGCTGCTGCTGTGGCCGACGCTGTGGGCGCTGTGGATCGCGGGCGCAGGGCGGCCGGATGTCGGGGTAGTGCTCGTGTTCGTCCTCGGCGTTGTGTTGATGCGCTCGGCCGGGTGCACGATCAACGACTTCGCCGACCGCGACTTCGATCCGCACGTGGCGCGCACCCGCGAGCGTCCGCTGGCGCGCGGGCAGGTGGCGCCGAGCGAGGCGGTGGCGCTGTTCGTCGTACTCTCCCTCGCCGCCTTCGCGCTGGTGCTGACCATGAACCGGCTCACCGTACTGCTATCCCTGGTCGGCGCGGCACTCGCGGCGAGCTATCCGTTCATGAAACGCTACACCGACCTGCCGCAGGTCTATCTCGGCCTCGCCTTCGGCTGGGCGGTGCCGATGGCCTTCGCGGCGCAGACCGGCGCCGTGCCGGGCATCGGCTGGCTGCTGTATCTCGCCACCCTGTTGTGGACCGTGGCCTACGATACCGAATACGCCATGGTCGACCGGGCGGACGATCTGCGCATCGGGGTGCGCTCGACGGCCATCCTGTTCGGTTCCGCCGACCGCTTCGCGGTCGGCGCGCTGCACGCGGCCGCGCTGCTGGTGCTGGCCGTGATCGGCGCATACCTGCGGCTGGGACCGGCGTATTACGCCGGCCTCCTCGCGGCGGCGGCACTCGCCGTGTATCAGCAGTATCTGATCCGCGCGCGCGAACCCGCGCACTGCTTCCGTGCCTTCCTCAACAACAACTGGTTCGGCGCGGCGGTATTCGCCGGACTGGCCGCGCACTACCTCGGCTGA
- the recG gene encoding ATP-dependent DNA helicase RecG, with amino-acid sequence MRAVVSRANAQQEGLSLSSPVGRLKRVSPHLEDLLARLEIRTVQDLLFHLPIRYQDRTRVAPIGTLQAGDEAVIEGEVLLTEIRYGRRRMLLSRLGDGTGTITLRFFHFSARQQEGLARGVRLRCYGEVRGGPGSLEMAHPEYRRADAASERAEEPGLTPVYPVTAGLRQSSLRGLVAQALECSAAAAGEHDPLRELLPAEVIARHGFGELRAALFYLHRPPPAADLQALLDGSHPLRRRLAFEELLAHQLSLRMLRAGMQHHRAPVCAVPGELRARFLAALPFVPTAAQRRVIAEIEADLRRSQPMQRLVQGDVGSGKTVVAAAAVLQAVEAGCQAAVMAPTELLAEQHYRNIAAWLRPLGIEVIHLAGKSRAGARAQALEAIRSGRAAVAVGTHALFQQDVVFAALGLVVVDEQHRFGVHQRLALREKGRDGGRYPHQLIMTATPIPRTLMMTAYADLDCSIIDELPPGRQPVTTVIVPDARRAEVIERVREVCRRGQQAYWVCTLIEESEALQCQAAQEASELLREALPDLAVGLLHGRMKPAEKEAVMAAFKDGAIQLLVATTVIEVGVDVPNAGLMIIENAERLGLAQLHQLRGRVGRGSEKSACVLMYHSPLSERGRLRLAALRDTGDGFEIARRDLELRGPGEILGVRQAGIAQLRTADVVRDQELIPAAGQCAALLLEHYPERVSPLIRRWLGDRPRYGAV; translated from the coding sequence ATGCGCGCCGTGGTCTCCCGCGCGAACGCACAGCAGGAAGGGCTATCCCTGTCCTCACCCGTCGGCCGCCTGAAGCGGGTCAGCCCCCATCTGGAGGATCTGCTCGCACGGCTGGAGATCCGCACCGTGCAGGACCTGCTGTTTCATCTCCCGATCCGTTACCAGGATCGCACCCGGGTGGCGCCGATCGGAACCCTGCAGGCGGGCGATGAGGCGGTGATCGAGGGCGAGGTGCTGTTGACCGAGATCCGTTACGGCCGCCGCCGCATGCTGTTGTCCCGGCTCGGCGATGGCACCGGCACCATCACGCTGCGCTTTTTCCATTTCAGCGCCCGCCAGCAGGAGGGGCTCGCGCGCGGGGTGCGCCTGCGCTGCTACGGCGAGGTCCGGGGCGGCCCCGGCAGTCTGGAGATGGCGCATCCGGAATACCGGCGCGCCGATGCCGCGTCCGAGCGCGCGGAGGAGCCGGGCCTGACGCCGGTCTATCCCGTCACGGCGGGTCTGCGCCAGTCCTCGCTGCGCGGGCTCGTTGCCCAGGCGCTGGAGTGTTCCGCCGCCGCGGCCGGAGAGCATGACCCCCTGAGGGAATTGCTGCCCGCCGAGGTGATTGCGCGGCATGGATTCGGTGAGTTGCGCGCGGCCCTGTTCTATCTGCACCGGCCGCCGCCCGCGGCCGATCTGCAGGCCCTGCTCGACGGTTCGCATCCGCTGCGCAGGCGGCTCGCCTTCGAGGAACTGCTGGCGCACCAGCTCAGCCTGCGCATGCTGCGCGCCGGCATGCAGCATCATCGGGCGCCTGTCTGCGCTGTCCCGGGCGAATTGCGCGCGCGCTTTCTCGCGGCCCTGCCCTTCGTGCCGACCGCGGCCCAGCGCCGCGTGATCGCAGAGATCGAGGCGGATCTGCGGCGGTCGCAGCCGATGCAACGCCTGGTGCAGGGCGATGTCGGCTCCGGCAAGACGGTGGTCGCCGCCGCCGCCGTGCTGCAGGCCGTCGAAGCGGGCTGCCAGGCGGCCGTCATGGCGCCGACCGAGCTGCTGGCCGAACAGCATTACCGCAATATCGCCGCCTGGCTGCGGCCGCTCGGCATCGAGGTGATCCACCTCGCCGGCAAGTCTCGCGCCGGTGCGCGCGCCCAGGCGCTGGAGGCGATCCGTTCCGGGCGGGCGGCGGTGGCGGTCGGGACCCATGCCCTGTTTCAGCAGGACGTGGTCTTCGCCGCGCTCGGGCTGGTGGTGGTGGACGAGCAGCACCGCTTCGGGGTGCATCAACGGCTGGCGCTGCGCGAGAAGGGGCGCGATGGCGGACGCTACCCCCACCAGCTGATCATGACGGCGACGCCGATCCCGCGCACCCTGATGATGACCGCCTACGCCGATCTCGACTGTTCTATCATCGACGAGCTGCCGCCGGGCCGGCAGCCGGTGACGACGGTGATCGTGCCGGATGCGCGCCGCGCCGAGGTGATCGAGCGCGTGCGCGAGGTGTGCCGGCGCGGCCAGCAGGCCTACTGGGTCTGCACGCTGATTGAGGAATCGGAGGCGCTGCAGTGCCAGGCCGCGCAAGAGGCGTCGGAGCTGCTGCGCGAGGCGCTGCCGGACCTCGCCGTCGGACTGCTGCACGGGCGCATGAAGCCGGCGGAGAAGGAGGCGGTGATGGCGGCGTTCAAGGACGGCGCCATCCAGCTGCTGGTCGCGACCACCGTCATCGAGGTCGGCGTGGACGTGCCCAACGCGGGCCTGATGATCATCGAGAACGCCGAGCGGCTCGGCCTGGCCCAGTTGCACCAGTTGCGCGGGCGCGTCGGCCGCGGCAGCGAAAAAAGCGCCTGTGTGCTGATGTATCATAGCCCCTTGTCGGAGCGCGGCCGCCTGCGCCTCGCCGCGCTGCGCGATACCGGCGACGGCTTCGAGATCGCGCGGCGCGATCTGGAGCTGCGCGGACCGGGCGAGATCCTCGGTGTGCGCCAGGCGGGGATCGCGCAGCTGCGCACGGCCGATGTGGTGCGCGACCAGGAACTGATCCCCGCCGCGGGGCAGTGCGCCGCGCTGCTGCTGGAGCATTACCCGGAGCGGGTAAGTCCGCTGATCCGGCGCTGGCTGGGCGACCGGCCGCGCTACGGCGCGGTATGA
- a CDS encoding RidA family protein, whose protein sequence is MAVREAIHTDDAPGAIGTYSQAVRVGDTVYLSGQIPLDPATMEMVSGGFEAQAVRVFENLQAVAVASGGSFADIVKLNVYLADLANFPQVNAVMGRYFTPPYPARAAVQVAALPRGAAIEIDAVMHL, encoded by the coding sequence ATGGCAGTACGAGAGGCGATCCATACCGACGACGCGCCGGGCGCAATCGGCACTTATTCACAGGCGGTCAGGGTGGGCGACACGGTCTATCTGTCGGGCCAGATCCCGCTCGATCCGGCCACCATGGAAATGGTCTCCGGCGGTTTCGAGGCGCAGGCGGTCAGGGTGTTCGAGAACCTGCAGGCGGTGGCGGTGGCGTCCGGCGGCAGCTTCGCCGACATCGTCAAGCTGAACGTCTACCTCGCGGATCTCGCCAATTTTCCCCAGGTCAATGCGGTGATGGGACGCTATTTCACGCCGCCCTATCCCGCGCGCGCCGCGGTGCAGGTGGCGGCGCTCCCGCGCGGGGCGGCGATCGAGATCGACGCCGTGATGCACCTGTAG
- a CDS encoding RNA polymerase factor sigma-54, protein MKQTLQIRLGQSLTMTPQLQQAIRLLQLSTLDLREEIQQALDSNPMLEAVEDGASDDGEPMAAEGTEFASAPTVSSPASAAEPEEVHDSAMDLRDAVAGLDMAAGDDLPVDSVWEDVYDSAVVPRGQGAELEGGDFEFQSGASETLREHLLWQMSMTPFSQRDQAIAIAIIDAVNDRGYLAVPLDEIHEGLNAELGDVDLDEVQAVLHQVQNFDPVGVAARDLRECMLIQLQHLDGGVPLLDKARELVADQLDLLANREYAQLARRLKCTQQELQQIVALVQSLNPRPGNLITDRKVEYIIPDVIVTRDKNSWKVELNPEAMPRVRINASYASLVKRADNSNDNTYMRNQLQEARWFVKSLQSRNETLLKVASCIVERQRGFLEHGEEAMKALVLHDIAEAVEMHESTISRVTTQKYMYTPRGIFELKYFFSSHVSTASGGECSATAIRALIKKLVAAEDGGKPLSDSKIAQLLKQQGINVARRTIAKYREALAIPSSSERKRLI, encoded by the coding sequence ATGAAGCAGACCCTCCAAATCCGTCTCGGCCAGTCGCTGACCATGACCCCGCAGCTGCAGCAGGCGATCCGCCTGCTGCAGCTTTCGACCCTCGATCTGCGTGAGGAGATTCAGCAGGCGCTGGATTCGAATCCGATGCTGGAGGCGGTGGAGGACGGCGCTTCCGACGACGGCGAGCCGATGGCGGCGGAAGGGACGGAGTTCGCGTCCGCGCCGACCGTTTCCAGCCCTGCATCGGCGGCCGAGCCCGAGGAGGTGCACGACTCCGCCATGGATCTGCGCGACGCGGTGGCCGGACTCGACATGGCCGCCGGCGATGACCTGCCGGTGGACAGCGTATGGGAGGATGTCTACGACAGCGCCGTCGTTCCGCGTGGCCAGGGCGCCGAGCTGGAAGGCGGCGACTTCGAATTTCAGTCCGGAGCGTCGGAAACACTGCGCGAACACCTGCTGTGGCAGATGAGCATGACGCCGTTCAGCCAGCGTGACCAGGCCATCGCCATCGCCATTATCGACGCGGTGAACGACCGTGGTTATCTGGCCGTGCCACTGGATGAGATCCACGAGGGACTCAACGCGGAACTGGGCGACGTGGATCTGGACGAGGTGCAGGCGGTGCTGCATCAGGTGCAGAATTTCGACCCCGTCGGGGTTGCCGCGCGCGACCTGCGCGAATGCATGCTGATCCAGCTGCAGCATCTGGACGGCGGCGTGCCGCTGCTGGACAAGGCGCGGGAACTGGTCGCCGATCAGCTCGACCTGCTCGCGAACCGCGAGTACGCCCAGCTCGCGCGCCGCCTCAAGTGCACGCAGCAGGAGTTGCAGCAGATCGTCGCCCTGGTGCAGTCGCTCAACCCCCGTCCGGGCAACCTGATCACGGACCGGAAGGTGGAGTACATCATCCCTGACGTGATCGTCACCAGGGACAAGAACAGCTGGAAGGTCGAGCTCAATCCGGAAGCGATGCCCCGGGTGCGCATCAATGCCAGCTATGCGAGCCTGGTCAAGCGGGCGGACAACAGCAACGACAATACGTACATGCGCAACCAGCTGCAGGAGGCGCGCTGGTTCGTCAAGAGCCTGCAGAGCCGGAACGAGACGCTGCTCAAGGTGGCGAGCTGCATCGTCGAACGCCAGCGCGGATTCCTCGAGCACGGCGAGGAGGCGATGAAGGCGCTGGTGCTGCACGACATCGCGGAGGCGGTCGAGATGCACGAGTCCACCATCTCGCGCGTCACCACCCAGAAATACATGTACACCCCGCGCGGCATCTTCGAGTTGAAATATTTCTTCTCGAGCCACGTCAGCACCGCCAGCGGCGGGGAATGCTCCGCCACCGCGATCCGCGCCCTGATCAAGAAGCTGGTCGCCGCCGAAGACGGCGGCAAACCGCTCAGCGACAGCAAGATCGCCCAGTTGCTCAAACAGCAGGGCATCAATGTCGCGCGCCGTACCATCGCCAAGTATCGTGAGGCTCTCGCGATCCCTTCGTCGAGCGAGCGGAAGCGCCTGATATGA
- the ptsN gene encoding PTS IIA-like nitrogen regulatory protein PtsN, which produces MNRVGELLTPSRVACRNIVGSKKRAFEMLSELVSKGEPRLNQSEVFASLIERERLGCTGLGHGVAIPHGRLKGLNHAVCAFMKLNRGVDYDAADEKAVDMICALLVPEQSTQEHLDILATLAEMFSDPAFCAQVHAAKSDEEVYRLLVSWQPAENERAAGPAT; this is translated from the coding sequence ATGAATCGAGTCGGAGAGCTGTTAACCCCCTCCAGGGTCGCGTGCCGCAACATCGTGGGCAGCAAGAAGCGCGCCTTCGAGATGCTCAGTGAACTGGTGTCGAAGGGCGAGCCCCGGCTGAACCAGTCCGAGGTGTTCGCCAGCCTGATCGAGCGCGAACGGCTGGGCTGCACCGGGCTCGGGCATGGCGTCGCCATCCCGCACGGGCGCCTGAAGGGGCTCAATCACGCCGTGTGCGCCTTCATGAAGCTGAATCGCGGGGTCGATTACGATGCCGCGGACGAGAAGGCGGTGGACATGATCTGCGCCCTGCTGGTCCCGGAGCAGTCCACGCAGGAGCACCTCGATATCCTGGCGACCCTGGCCGAGATGTTCAGCGATCCCGCGTTTTGCGCGCAGGTCCATGCCGCGAAGAGCGATGAGGAGGTGTATCGGCTGCTGGTGTCGTGGCAGCCGGCGGAGAATGAACGGGCGGCCGGCCCGGCGACATAG
- the hprK gene encoding HPr(Ser) kinase/phosphatase, producing the protein MGKALTVSTLYDEYRARLGLTWAAGHGGAARELRGMQDAAALDRPFDSGAGHLNLIHPNRIQVLGPAEAGYLEQLQGDTRAEHLRRIFAAAPACVIVSDGLPIADDLRAQADAGAVALFSAPLPDYKIISHLQYYLSNALADRLILHGVFMEVLGIGVLLTGKSGVGKSELALELISRNHRLIADDAPEFRRTAPDILNGSCPAGLSGFLEVRGLGVLDIRAMFGDSVIKPDKNLRLIIHLQQMSGDELAAIDRLQGSRQRRTILDVEVPQITLPVAPGHNLAVLVEGAVRNHILLLKGYNAAQTFSERQQRMILGEGA; encoded by the coding sequence ATGGGAAAAGCGCTCACAGTCTCCACCCTGTACGACGAATATCGGGCGAGGCTGGGATTGACCTGGGCCGCGGGGCACGGCGGAGCCGCCCGTGAGCTGCGCGGAATGCAGGACGCCGCCGCGCTCGACCGTCCCTTCGATTCCGGCGCCGGCCATCTCAACCTGATCCACCCCAACCGCATCCAGGTGCTGGGCCCCGCCGAGGCGGGTTATCTGGAACAATTGCAAGGCGATACCCGCGCCGAGCACCTGCGGCGGATATTCGCCGCGGCGCCAGCCTGCGTGATCGTTTCGGACGGCCTGCCGATCGCGGACGATCTCCGCGCGCAGGCGGACGCGGGCGCCGTGGCGCTGTTTTCCGCGCCGCTGCCGGATTACAAGATCATCAGCCACCTGCAGTACTATCTGTCGAACGCCCTGGCCGATCGCCTGATCCTGCACGGGGTATTCATGGAAGTGCTCGGCATCGGGGTGCTGCTCACCGGCAAGAGCGGTGTCGGCAAGAGCGAACTCGCGCTCGAACTGATCAGCCGCAACCACCGCCTGATCGCGGACGATGCCCCCGAGTTCAGGCGCACCGCGCCGGACATACTCAACGGCTCCTGTCCGGCCGGGTTGAGCGGCTTTCTCGAGGTGCGCGGGCTGGGCGTGCTCGATATCCGCGCCATGTTCGGCGACAGCGTGATCAAGCCCGACAAGAACCTGCGCCTGATCATTCACCTGCAGCAGATGAGCGGGGACGAACTGGCGGCCATCGACCGCCTGCAGGGCAGCCGCCAGCGCCGCACCATTCTCGACGTCGAGGTGCCGCAGATCACGCTGCCGGTGGCGCCGGGGCATAACCTCGCCGTGCTGGTGGAGGGGGCGGTGCGCAACCACATCCTGCTGCTGAAAGGGTACAATGCGGCGCAGACATTCAGCGAACGTCAACAGCGCATGATCCTGGGGGAGGGTGCATGA
- a CDS encoding KpsF/GutQ family sugar-phosphate isomerase produces the protein MQHDRVTGGLGSGEAPARLYELNETEVRQIRQLGAAVITTEAAAVQALVERIGDGFVTACRYLLACTGRIVVLGMGKSGHIGGKIAATLASTGSPAFFVHPGEASHGDLGMITPRDVVLAISNSGETEELLTILPLIKRLGVPLIALTGRAESTLARAADVNLDVSVAQEACPLGLAPTSSTTATLVMGDALAVSLLEVRGFTAEDFARSHPGGRLGRRLLLLIRDIMHTGEAIPVVDEGVLLSQALVEMTRKGLGMTAVAGADGRLAGIFTDGDLRRVLDRRLDVHVTPIAAVMTRNCKTAAAGMLAAEALEMMEKHRISALLVVDGERRLLGALNMHDLLRAGVV, from the coding sequence ATGCAGCACGACCGGGTGACCGGCGGCCTGGGCAGCGGCGAGGCGCCGGCGCGCCTGTATGAACTGAACGAGACCGAGGTGCGCCAGATCCGGCAGCTGGGCGCCGCGGTGATCACGACCGAGGCGGCCGCGGTGCAGGCGCTGGTGGAGCGCATCGGCGACGGTTTCGTCACGGCCTGCCGCTACCTGCTGGCGTGCACGGGCCGCATCGTCGTGCTCGGCATGGGCAAGTCCGGCCACATCGGCGGCAAGATCGCGGCGACGCTGGCCAGCACCGGCAGTCCCGCGTTCTTCGTCCATCCCGGCGAGGCCAGCCACGGCGACCTCGGCATGATCACGCCGCGCGACGTGGTGCTCGCCATCTCCAACTCGGGCGAGACCGAGGAACTGCTGACCATCCTGCCGCTGATCAAGCGGCTCGGCGTGCCCCTGATCGCGCTGACCGGGCGCGCCGAATCGACGCTGGCGCGCGCCGCCGACGTCAATCTCGACGTCAGCGTCGCGCAGGAGGCCTGTCCGCTCGGGCTCGCGCCGACCTCGAGCACCACGGCGACGCTGGTCATGGGCGACGCGCTCGCGGTCTCCCTGCTCGAGGTGCGCGGGTTCACCGCGGAAGACTTCGCGCGCTCGCACCCCGGCGGCCGGCTGGGCCGGCGCCTGCTGCTGCTGATCCGCGACATCATGCACACGGGGGAGGCCATACCCGTCGTGGACGAGGGCGTGCTGCTGAGCCAGGCGCTGGTCGAGATGACGCGCAAGGGGCTCGGCATGACGGCCGTGGCCGGCGCGGACGGCCGGCTGGCGGGCATCTTCACCGACGGCGACCTGCGCCGCGTGCTCGACCGGCGGCTGGACGTGCATGTCACGCCGATCGCCGCCGTGATGACGCGCAACTGCAAGACCGCCGCCGCCGGCATGCTGGCGGCCGAGGCGCTGGAAATGATGGAGAAACACCGCATCAGCGCCCTGCTGGTGGTGGACGGCGAACGGCGCCTGCTCGGCGCGCTCAATATGCACGACCTGCTGCGCGCGGGCGTGGTCTAG
- a CDS encoding chorismate lyase, producing MAYKGFNCRGGPCWRPLDVRLRRRVPVEQLHWLVDATSLTRRLRQLCPRGFRVHLLAQRWQRPLRNERRALGLPDHEFALVREVLLACGDTPWVFARTVIPAGTLRGDLRRFARLGDRPLGELLFSTRGMRRGAIEVAEIRPGQPLYRELAGGRDAAVIWGRRSVFTLGGRPLLVGEIFLPALTGARG from the coding sequence GTGGCATACAAGGGATTCAACTGCCGCGGCGGGCCGTGCTGGCGCCCGCTCGACGTCCGTCTGCGCCGCCGGGTGCCGGTGGAACAGCTGCACTGGCTGGTCGACGCCACATCGCTGACCCGGCGCCTGCGCCAGCTCTGTCCGCGCGGTTTCAGGGTGCATCTGCTCGCGCAGCGCTGGCAGCGGCCCTTGCGCAACGAGCGGCGCGCGCTCGGCCTGCCGGATCATGAATTCGCCCTGGTGCGCGAGGTGCTCCTGGCCTGCGGCGACACCCCCTGGGTGTTCGCGCGCACGGTCATACCCGCCGGCACGCTGCGCGGCGATCTGCGGCGCTTCGCCCGGCTGGGCGATCGCCCGCTGGGCGAACTGCTGTTTTCCACCCGCGGCATGCGCCGCGGGGCGATCGAGGTCGCCGAGATCCGCCCGGGGCAGCCGCTGTACCGCGAACTGGCCGGCGGTCGCGACGCGGCCGTGATCTGGGGCCGGCGTTCCGTCTTTACGCTGGGCGGTCGTCCGCTGCTGGTGGGCGAGATCTTCCTGCCGGCGCTCACGGGCGCGCGCGGATGA